The region ACGCTGACGATCGGCACGTCGTCGGGACAGGCGGGTGCCGAAGTGTCGATTAGCGACCGTGGCAACGGCATTGCCCCTGGGATCCAAGACCTGCTTTTCGAGGCGTTTGTGACGACAAAACCGCAGGGGCTCGGCCTCGGACTGTCTATCTGCCGCTCTATTATCACGGCCCACGGCGGGCGGCTCTGGGCCGAGAACAACCCTGACAGAGGAGCCACGTTCCACTTCACCCTACCCGTGGCGCCGCTGCGTGCCGTCTAGGCCGCCGCGTCCGCCGGGGGGGGCGGGGGTGGCCCCCCGGTCGGTCGGGGGGCGAAGGCTCTGCAAGACGCGCCGCGCCTCGTCTATGCAGGATGTGGGAGTACGGGTTCGTATCAGTAGGCAAAATGGATCGATCCGGTTAGCCTGGCCTAGTTGTGTGTCCCTGAGACGTACGTTTGCCTGGTACACTCTTAACTAGTAGGGTAGAGTAACCATGGTGCCGGAGGGAGAACAGGTTAGGGTCGCCGTGGTAGACGATGACTCCAGCATGCGGACCGCGCTTGCGCGCCTGCTCGGGGTCGCGCAGTTCAACGTCCGCACTTTCAGCTCGGCAGACCAGTTACTGAACAGTCCCGCGGAGTTTGAGTGCGTCGTGATCGACGTCCACCTGAGCGGGACGAGCGGGATAGGTCTCCACGCTGCCCTCAGGAGCGCGGGCCGCGAGGTGCCGGTCATTCTGATCACAGGCCACGACGCTTCCTCGGCCGAGGCGTATGCGCGCACGGCTGGGGTTCCTTATTTGAGGAAGCCCGTGCTAGCCCGCGACCTTCTGCGTGCGATGGAGTTGGCGATTAGGGGCGGCAACAGAGCGACGGGTCTCGAGAAGAGACAGAGGGGCTGAAGGCGGCCCTCAGCGCCCCTGGGGGCCTGGCAGGGACACGGGAAGGGCCAGTTCGTCTGCCATCCGGATGAGTGCGGTGAGTGAATCGGCCTCCATCTTCTGCATAACGCGGGCGCGATGCACCTTGATTGTGTACAGTCCAGCCCCAAGTTCACGCGCGATCTGCTTGTTGAGCATCCCCGCCACGACCCGTTCGAAGACCTGGCGCTCGCGCGGGGTCAACCGCCGGAGCCGGGCTTCGAGCCGCTCACGCTTGGCGCGCCGCGCTTCCCGCTGCGCCGCCTCTCCTAGAGCTCGTTCAACGGCGTCGACGAGATCGCGACGAGCCACTGGCTTGAGGAGAAAATCTACGGCTCCGAATTTCATGGCGCGCACGCTCTGCGGCACATCGCCCACGCCCGTCACGAACACTACGGGCAAGTCATGCCCCGCGCGGGCCAAGGTCTCCTGGAGCTGGAACCCGCTTTGCCCGGGCAGGTGAAGGTCCAACACCAGGCAGCCGAACTTTGTCGTCGCCCCGCGGGAAAGAAAGGCCTCCGCGGAGTTGAAGGTTTCCACCTCGTAGCCGGAGGCCCTGAGCAGCCGGCTGATCGCCGTGCGAAATGACGCGTCATCGTCCGTAACGAAGATGACCGGCGTCGACGGTGGCGGGCCCGCCTGATCAGATCCGAGGTGACTGTACATCGTGGCCGTGCTCTCCCGTGACCCGGCTTGATCTTACTTTGAGCAGAGCGACGGTGCCATCATCATATTCGATGTTGGATGGCCCCACCAGTGTGTTCCCGACAAGCCACCCATTGATTCTAACTTTACCCAGCGCCGCCGGCCAATTGCACCAAGGTGGCATGTCATTCCTCCCCCCCCCCGCCCGGACGCCGGCGGTGATAGGGCTCGTGCTGCAAGCGCGCGTCGGCGACGCGGCAGGCACGCTTCTGATCGACAGCCGATGATCGACCTGCTTCGGGTCAAATTGGGCGGATTCCAGATCGTCACGAAGACTCGCCTCGCACCGGGCCGGGCTTTAGCCTCGCCATCTTGGCGATGCCGGAGAGCGGGGGCAGTTAACCAGTCCATCTGATCTTCGGCGCGCCAACCCCGTAAGTCACTTATCAGTTCCCTTCGCGCGGGTTTTTCCTCCAGCATACAGACAGGTGTTCGTTTGGAGGACGCCCGCAGGTGAGACACGCCATCTGGCAGATGTGTGACCTCGATTGACGGCGCCTGTGTAGCCCCGCCGACCTATTCTACCAAAGTGCAATGGCGGAGCGGCCACGCGACGCGGTACCGTAGAGTAAGATCAGCATTACGCCCATTACTCAAACAACTGACGGAGACCATTCCGACGAGAGGGGGACGAGGGTATTCCGCCCGCGGACGGCATTGTCCGATGACTTTTGC is a window of bacterium DNA encoding:
- a CDS encoding response regulator, which codes for MVPEGEQVRVAVVDDDSSMRTALARLLGVAQFNVRTFSSADQLLNSPAEFECVVIDVHLSGTSGIGLHAALRSAGREVPVILITGHDASSAEAYARTAGVPYLRKPVLARDLLRAMELAIRGGNRATGLEKRQRG
- a CDS encoding response regulator; translation: MYSHLGSDQAGPPPSTPVIFVTDDDASFRTAISRLLRASGYEVETFNSAEAFLSRGATTKFGCLVLDLHLPGQSGFQLQETLARAGHDLPVVFVTGVGDVPQSVRAMKFGAVDFLLKPVARRDLVDAVERALGEAAQREARRAKRERLEARLRRLTPRERQVFERVVAGMLNKQIARELGAGLYTIKVHRARVMQKMEADSLTALIRMADELALPVSLPGPQGR